A window of the Cystobacter fuscus genome harbors these coding sequences:
- a CDS encoding ATP-binding protein, whose amino-acid sequence MGQLAKLLEERGEEVLHEWSERVRQHLTPGGISRSELEDPLPSILRQLGRAPCEGASEGRSAPGMGMGAVGREHGAQRFRLGFTPGELVREYGLLSDLLLELLADEGLQLPLEEVRLLTHLVATATTEAVEEHARQRARARGGEPKEQGTHGWRPTGDGERARLNALFLQAPVAIGIVRGPRAVIDLANPQLCRLCGRRPDQVVGKPLLEALPEVQGLGLDELIREVMTTGVAFVAKEQSVRLARGTDGALETAYFNFVYDALRDERGHIEGVIVVATEVTQGVLARQQVEALLQRTQESEQARAAMMDALAAQTLVAVCYLRGPDHVFETANPIYRQLVGRDVVGMKALEALPELASQGFPSNLTRVFQTGVPYMVRAVPVRMAQGRDGPLDERLFDLIYQPVRSPQGGIDGVLSLVFEVTEQVRLRQEAQRMVKEERGHRDFEQHLIGIVSHDLRNPLSAILLGLRQLLRREDLDARTVKCLGRLHSSTERAVRMVRDLLDFTQARLGGRLKIERAPMNVHEVIRTAVEELQATHPERALRLETRGDGVGKWDGDRLAQLVGNLVGNALKYSPAGSVVTVRSQGGAEDVRLEVHNLGEPIAAEALPRLFQPLQRAVGSPDMASRSVGLGLYIVEQIVRAHAGSIQVNSTPLEGTLFVVRLPREG is encoded by the coding sequence ATGGGTCAGTTGGCGAAGCTGCTGGAGGAGCGCGGCGAGGAAGTGCTCCACGAGTGGAGCGAGCGCGTGCGCCAGCACCTGACACCGGGAGGCATCTCGCGCTCGGAGCTGGAGGACCCTCTCCCCTCCATCCTGCGCCAACTGGGAAGGGCCCCGTGCGAAGGGGCCTCCGAGGGTCGTTCCGCTCCCGGAATGGGCATGGGTGCTGTCGGGCGCGAGCATGGCGCCCAGCGCTTCCGGCTGGGCTTCACGCCGGGCGAGCTGGTGCGAGAGTACGGCCTGCTGAGCGACCTGCTGCTGGAGCTGCTCGCCGACGAGGGCCTCCAGCTCCCGTTGGAGGAGGTGAGGCTGCTGACACACCTCGTGGCCACGGCCACCACCGAGGCGGTGGAGGAGCACGCCCGCCAGCGAGCGCGCGCCCGGGGTGGGGAGCCGAAGGAGCAAGGCACCCACGGCTGGCGACCCACGGGGGATGGAGAGCGCGCTCGCCTCAACGCCCTCTTCCTGCAGGCGCCCGTGGCCATTGGCATCGTCCGGGGTCCCCGGGCCGTCATCGACCTGGCCAATCCACAGCTGTGCCGCCTCTGTGGGCGCCGCCCCGATCAGGTCGTGGGCAAGCCCCTGCTGGAGGCTCTGCCAGAAGTGCAAGGGCTGGGGTTGGACGAGCTGATCCGCGAGGTGATGACCACGGGCGTGGCCTTCGTGGCCAAGGAGCAGTCGGTCCGGCTCGCGCGGGGCACGGACGGAGCGTTGGAGACCGCGTACTTCAACTTCGTCTACGACGCCTTGCGCGATGAGCGGGGCCACATCGAGGGCGTCATCGTCGTCGCCACGGAGGTGACGCAGGGAGTGCTCGCCCGCCAGCAGGTGGAAGCCCTGCTCCAACGCACCCAGGAGTCCGAGCAGGCCCGCGCCGCGATGATGGATGCGCTCGCCGCGCAGACGCTCGTGGCCGTGTGCTACCTGCGCGGCCCCGACCATGTCTTCGAGACGGCCAATCCCATCTACCGCCAGCTCGTGGGCCGGGACGTGGTGGGCATGAAAGCGCTGGAGGCCCTCCCCGAGCTGGCGTCGCAAGGGTTTCCCTCCAACCTGACGCGGGTGTTCCAGACAGGGGTGCCCTACATGGTTCGGGCCGTGCCGGTCCGGATGGCCCAGGGGCGCGACGGACCGCTGGATGAGCGCCTGTTCGATCTCATCTATCAGCCCGTGCGCTCGCCCCAGGGAGGCATCGACGGCGTCCTCTCGCTGGTGTTCGAGGTGACGGAGCAGGTGCGCCTGCGACAGGAGGCCCAACGGATGGTCAAGGAGGAGCGAGGCCACCGGGACTTCGAGCAGCACCTCATCGGCATCGTCAGCCATGACTTGCGCAACCCCCTGAGCGCCATCCTCCTGGGCCTGCGGCAACTGCTGCGCCGCGAGGATCTGGACGCGCGCACCGTCAAATGTCTCGGACGCCTGCACTCGAGCACCGAGCGCGCCGTGCGCATGGTGCGCGACCTGCTGGACTTCACCCAGGCGCGCCTGGGCGGAAGACTGAAGATCGAGCGCGCGCCGATGAACGTGCACGAGGTGATACGCACGGCGGTAGAGGAGTTGCAGGCGACGCACCCCGAGCGCGCGCTGCGGCTGGAGACGCGGGGAGACGGCGTGGGGAAGTGGGACGGGGACCGGCTCGCACAGCTCGTGGGCAACCTGGTGGGCAACGCGCTCAAATACAGCCCCGCGGGCAGTGTCGTGACGGTGCGCAGCCAGGGCGGAGCCGAGGACGTCCGGCTGGAGGTGCACAACCTGGGGGAGCCCATCGCCGCCGAGGCGCTGCCCCGGCTCTTCCAGCCCCTGCAACGCGCCGTGGGGAGTCCCGACATGGCGAGCCGCAGCGTGGGCCTGGGCCTGTACATCGTGGAGCAGATCGTGCGCGCGCACGCGGGCAGCATCCAGGTGAACTCGACCCCGCTCGAGGGCACCCTCTTCGTCGTGCGCCTGCCGCGCGAGGGTTGA
- a CDS encoding YkgJ family cysteine cluster protein translates to MKPLTEEQRATLEDLYRRVDARAASISEGHDWWPCRKGCDHCCRHLAEPLTVSEWEWTYLWEAFQALPPIVREEIRTRVAGLQDTQRPYTCPFLDRESGGCRVYTHRPLACRTYGFYVSRGVGTWCHFIHALLEQHGEGDILWGNHDTVEATLERLSGPPLSLFQWFSAHPG, encoded by the coding sequence ATGAAGCCACTCACCGAGGAACAACGAGCCACCCTGGAGGACCTCTACCGGCGTGTCGACGCGCGGGCGGCCTCCATCTCCGAGGGCCATGACTGGTGGCCCTGCCGCAAGGGGTGTGATCACTGCTGCCGCCACCTGGCGGAGCCATTGACCGTCTCCGAATGGGAATGGACCTACCTCTGGGAGGCCTTCCAGGCCCTGCCCCCCATCGTGCGGGAGGAGATCCGGACACGGGTGGCCGGGCTACAAGACACACAGCGGCCCTATACCTGCCCCTTCCTGGATCGTGAGTCCGGAGGGTGCCGGGTGTACACACACCGCCCCCTGGCCTGCCGCACGTATGGCTTCTACGTCAGCCGGGGCGTGGGCACCTGGTGCCACTTCATCCACGCGTTGCTCGAGCAGCACGGAGAGGGGGACATCCTCTGGGGCAACCACGACACCGTGGAGGCCACCCTGGAGCGGCTGAGCGGTCCCCCACTCTCGTTGTTCCAATGGTTCTCCGCCCACCCCGGCTGA
- a CDS encoding acyl carrier protein, producing the protein MIQPDIEDAIKKIVRSTLNLPEGEIESSTNLRDLPGVESIKILRIVASLEKKFDVRLDDQVVFRVSTIEELAGAVSKLVEERQAP; encoded by the coding sequence ATGATCCAGCCGGATATCGAAGACGCCATCAAGAAGATCGTGCGGAGCACGCTCAATCTGCCCGAAGGCGAAATCGAGTCGTCCACCAACCTCCGGGATCTGCCTGGAGTCGAGTCGATCAAGATCCTCCGCATCGTCGCCAGCCTGGAGAAGAAGTTCGACGTCCGGCTGGATGATCAGGTCGTGTTCCGGGTGAGCACCATCGAGGAGCTGGCGGGCGCGGTGTCGAAGCTGGTCGAGGAGCGGCAAGCGCCGTGA
- a CDS encoding SAM-dependent methyltransferase, which translates to MNTTGQEETPRAGEGWSHGVTNTHYDQDPRLFQLFLDPSMKYSPGLFPEGNEDLETAQHKKMHFIARQLGLQGGERVLDVGCGWGSLVCFLAREYGCEVVGVTPAPRQADYIRTRAARLGIAGKVRIEVGHFHEVSLPKGAFQGMSFVGSITHFHDKPGTLVKAWSLLKPTGNVYLSETCFCNAAKRREFESRPGTKFVLQDTFGWAELLPVSDYVRYFEDAGFSLRGLVDLTAEYSRTIELWSENARRNSQALDAIEPNLSERLLKYFEISNAGWGYTSKQYALVASKRR; encoded by the coding sequence GTGAACACCACCGGCCAGGAGGAGACGCCTCGGGCGGGGGAAGGTTGGTCTCACGGGGTCACCAACACGCACTACGATCAGGATCCACGTCTCTTCCAGCTCTTCCTGGATCCCTCGATGAAATACAGCCCGGGCTTGTTCCCGGAGGGCAACGAGGATCTCGAGACGGCGCAGCACAAGAAGATGCACTTCATCGCCCGGCAGCTCGGACTCCAGGGCGGAGAGCGCGTGCTCGACGTGGGGTGTGGCTGGGGCAGTCTCGTCTGCTTCCTGGCGCGGGAGTATGGCTGCGAGGTGGTGGGCGTGACGCCCGCTCCGCGCCAGGCCGACTACATCCGCACACGCGCGGCGCGGCTCGGCATCGCCGGGAAGGTGCGGATCGAGGTCGGCCACTTCCATGAGGTCTCGCTTCCCAAGGGCGCCTTCCAGGGCATGAGCTTCGTCGGCTCCATCACCCACTTCCATGACAAGCCGGGGACGCTCGTCAAGGCCTGGTCACTGCTCAAGCCCACCGGCAACGTCTATCTTTCCGAGACCTGCTTCTGCAACGCGGCGAAACGGCGGGAGTTCGAGTCCCGGCCCGGCACGAAGTTCGTGCTCCAGGACACCTTCGGCTGGGCGGAGCTGCTCCCCGTCTCGGACTACGTGCGCTACTTCGAGGACGCGGGCTTCTCGCTGCGCGGGCTGGTGGATCTCACCGCGGAGTACTCCCGGACGATTGAACTGTGGAGCGAGAACGCGCGGCGCAACAGTCAGGCGCTCGACGCCATCGAGCCGAACCTGTCCGAGCGGCTGCTCAAGTACTTCGAGATCTCGAACGCGGGTTGGGGTTACACCAGCAAGCAATACGCGCTGGTCGCATCGAAGCGCCGCTAG
- a CDS encoding acyl-ACP desaturase — MHKTYIQPERMRRLVTEYIDRWETKPWGAVDIPWEQLQADRLTEAQGSAIRFVTLIEDHVPGYIQDVLKHFPADDSVSPSQFMHNRELFRFFMRWAQEEDRHADVFGRYQVRAGIQSEEALHAELCRQGRKTWHFPRELPVQIFTYTVIQEKATQLYYQMLGRSVEEPVLKVLLNRIQKDEARHFAFYASILEAYIEELGQDILPAIQEALQSFKMPLAEQLDNYWRWSLEVSDTAGGYDHTVAYAELLRVVQRAANASSGSQKLAEWVRAVRAT, encoded by the coding sequence ATGCACAAGACGTACATCCAGCCAGAGCGCATGCGCCGGCTCGTCACCGAATACATCGATCGGTGGGAGACGAAGCCCTGGGGAGCGGTGGACATCCCCTGGGAGCAGCTCCAGGCGGACCGCCTCACCGAGGCCCAGGGGTCGGCCATCCGCTTCGTCACCCTCATCGAGGATCACGTCCCGGGCTACATCCAGGACGTGCTGAAACACTTTCCAGCCGATGACTCGGTCTCTCCCAGCCAGTTCATGCACAACCGGGAGCTCTTCCGGTTCTTCATGCGCTGGGCCCAGGAGGAGGACCGGCACGCGGATGTCTTTGGCCGCTACCAGGTGCGCGCCGGCATCCAGAGCGAGGAAGCCCTTCACGCCGAGCTGTGCCGGCAGGGCCGCAAGACGTGGCACTTCCCTCGCGAGCTTCCCGTCCAGATCTTCACGTACACCGTCATCCAGGAGAAGGCCACCCAGCTCTACTACCAGATGCTGGGCCGGTCGGTGGAAGAGCCCGTGCTCAAGGTGCTCCTCAACCGGATCCAGAAGGACGAGGCCCGGCACTTCGCCTTCTACGCGAGCATCCTCGAGGCCTACATCGAGGAGCTGGGACAGGACATCCTCCCGGCGATCCAGGAGGCGCTCCAGTCCTTCAAGATGCCGCTGGCCGAGCAGCTCGACAACTACTGGCGGTGGTCGTTGGAAGTCAGTGACACGGCGGGCGGCTATGATCACACCGTCGCCTACGCGGAGTTGCTGCGCGTCGTCCAACGGGCCGCGAACGCATCCAGTGGCTCCCAGAAGCTGGCGGAGTGGGTGCGCGCGGTCCGCGCCACCTAG
- a CDS encoding AMP-binding protein has translation MTPEHISTLVEALRWTRSAFPTRGYAYPAQHAFLSYEALDTRSEVVARRLRARGLERGQPVGLLLKTGPQFLLSFFGVQRAGGVPVPLALTGGRDLSGYFEHLAPILRDGDIQWLCVETSLMELLGAGQPPEGLLLLSSEELVAEGGAGEGPEPLEPEPEELAFIQYTSGSTAAPKGVAITHANALAGLRSIVASGGFNSEDVFCGWLPHFHDMGLVGILLTSLFNGCQAHVWSPYSFIKDPAGWLAYFSKVKATIYTGPNFSYAWLCDGVEPGEVAALDLSSVRLAVNGAEAVDARLMEAFADKFAPAGLRPEALYPVYGLAEAVLAATFPAVGEPVHVDWVDRAALGNDREVRRVERSTTGSRGVVALGRPVEGLQLRIVGEDGAVQGEDRVGEIQLLGPAVMRGYYRNPSLTAGIFQEGWLRTGDLGYQKDGRLYVVGRAKDVLKQAGESYYPEDIEAVVRPLEGVHRGGCVAFVGGPLGEERIICLAETGLREPTALEGLAREIGKVVRRKVGLASLEVLLVKKSSIARTTSGKLQRHVMKRRSQEPGDEASLLFQLRL, from the coding sequence ATGACACCCGAGCACATCTCGACGCTGGTGGAGGCGCTGCGGTGGACCCGGAGCGCGTTTCCCACGCGGGGCTATGCGTATCCCGCGCAACACGCCTTCCTGAGCTACGAGGCGCTGGACACGCGCAGCGAGGTCGTGGCGCGGCGGCTGCGAGCGCGGGGGCTCGAGCGCGGGCAGCCCGTGGGCCTGCTGCTCAAGACGGGCCCCCAGTTCCTGCTGTCCTTCTTCGGCGTCCAGCGGGCGGGAGGCGTCCCGGTTCCCCTGGCCCTGACGGGCGGCAGGGATCTCTCGGGCTACTTCGAACACCTCGCGCCCATCCTGAGGGATGGGGACATCCAGTGGTTGTGTGTCGAGACGTCGCTGATGGAGCTGCTCGGCGCGGGCCAGCCGCCCGAGGGGTTGCTCCTGTTGTCCAGCGAGGAGCTCGTCGCGGAAGGTGGCGCGGGCGAGGGCCCGGAGCCCCTCGAGCCGGAGCCGGAGGAGCTGGCGTTCATTCAATACACCTCCGGAAGCACCGCCGCGCCCAAGGGCGTCGCCATCACCCACGCCAATGCCCTCGCGGGGCTGCGCTCCATCGTGGCGAGTGGAGGGTTCAACTCCGAGGACGTGTTCTGTGGCTGGCTGCCCCACTTCCACGACATGGGACTGGTGGGCATCCTGTTGACGAGCCTCTTCAATGGCTGTCAGGCGCATGTCTGGTCGCCCTATTCCTTCATCAAGGATCCCGCCGGCTGGCTGGCCTACTTCTCCAAGGTGAAGGCCACCATCTACACCGGACCGAACTTCTCCTATGCCTGGCTGTGCGACGGCGTGGAGCCCGGAGAGGTCGCGGCGCTCGACCTGTCCTCGGTGCGCCTGGCCGTCAACGGCGCGGAGGCCGTGGATGCGCGGCTGATGGAGGCCTTCGCCGACAAGTTCGCCCCCGCCGGACTGCGGCCCGAGGCGCTCTACCCCGTCTATGGGCTGGCGGAGGCGGTGCTCGCCGCGACCTTCCCCGCGGTGGGCGAGCCGGTGCACGTGGACTGGGTCGATCGCGCGGCCCTGGGCAATGACCGGGAGGTGCGCCGGGTGGAGCGCTCGACAACGGGGAGCCGGGGCGTGGTGGCCCTGGGGCGACCCGTGGAGGGCCTCCAACTGCGCATCGTGGGAGAGGACGGAGCGGTCCAGGGCGAGGACCGGGTCGGAGAGATCCAGCTCCTCGGGCCGGCCGTCATGCGGGGCTACTACCGCAACCCGAGTCTCACGGCCGGGATCTTCCAGGAGGGATGGCTGCGCACGGGAGACCTCGGCTACCAGAAGGACGGCCGCCTCTACGTCGTCGGCAGGGCGAAGGACGTGCTCAAGCAGGCGGGAGAGAGCTACTACCCCGAGGACATCGAGGCCGTGGTCCGTCCCCTGGAGGGCGTCCACCGGGGAGGCTGCGTCGCCTTCGTGGGAGGGCCCCTGGGCGAGGAGCGCATCATCTGCCTGGCCGAGACGGGGCTGCGGGAGCCCACCGCGCTCGAGGGCCTGGCCCGGGAGATCGGCAAGGTGGTGCGCCGCAAGGTGGGCCTCGCGAGCCTCGAGGTGCTGCTCGTGAAGAAGAGCTCCATCGCCCGGACGACGAGCGGCAAGTTGCAGCGCCACGTCATGAAGCGCAGGAGCCAGGAACCAGGGGATGAGGCGTCCCTGCTGTTCCAGCTCCGCCTCTGA
- a CDS encoding alpha/beta fold hydrolase: MSASEQALFVEGPGPRIACEVLGAGPGAPTLLFAHGNSSHRGVWRPVARLLLRELDVRAVLMDMRGHGDSEPVHPPAYNPADHATDLERVARHLAPSRLAVIGHSAGALAVTAFAARCARGEADCPRPSALAWVDIDPRVPSWQVEFFHARADSIRRSHADAETAIRQLIRGIQKTSVGVTEAALWDFIATGLKQTPEGFSVKFDSQTYATWSPGDLRPLLPLVDIPALLIRAADSIVTSEQGMAELQAGFPRSTRVDIPGGTHFVPLDHPEELARALVGFLRQEWLSRE; this comes from the coding sequence ATGAGCGCGAGCGAACAGGCGCTGTTCGTCGAGGGCCCGGGCCCTCGCATCGCCTGTGAGGTGCTGGGGGCGGGTCCGGGTGCGCCGACGCTCCTGTTCGCTCATGGCAACAGCAGTCACCGCGGCGTGTGGCGGCCGGTCGCGCGGCTGCTCCTGCGCGAGCTGGACGTGCGCGCCGTGCTCATGGACATGCGCGGACACGGTGACAGCGAGCCTGTTCATCCGCCCGCCTACAACCCGGCCGATCACGCCACGGACCTGGAGCGCGTCGCGCGCCACCTCGCACCGTCACGCCTGGCGGTCATCGGGCACTCGGCGGGCGCTCTGGCCGTCACGGCCTTCGCGGCACGCTGCGCGCGCGGGGAGGCGGACTGTCCGCGCCCCTCGGCGCTCGCCTGGGTCGACATCGATCCACGAGTGCCCTCCTGGCAGGTGGAGTTCTTCCATGCGCGGGCCGACAGCATCCGGCGGAGCCACGCGGACGCGGAGACGGCGATCCGCCAGCTCATCCGTGGCATCCAGAAGACGAGCGTGGGCGTGACCGAGGCGGCCCTGTGGGACTTCATCGCCACGGGCCTGAAGCAGACGCCCGAGGGTTTCTCGGTCAAGTTCGATTCCCAGACCTACGCCACCTGGAGCCCCGGGGATCTCCGTCCGCTCCTGCCGCTCGTGGACATCCCGGCGCTGCTCATCCGCGCGGCGGACAGCATCGTCACCAGCGAGCAGGGCATGGCCGAACTCCAGGCGGGCTTCCCGCGCTCCACCCGGGTGGACATTCCGGGCGGAACCCACTTCGTCCCGCTCGACCACCCCGAGGAGCTGGCGCGGGCCCTGGTCGGGTTCCTCCGCCAGGAGTGGCTGTCCCGGGAGTGA
- a CDS encoding PaaI family thioesterase translates to MTSESPNELYFASLRRLFDRTPALSFVKQTLEELAPGRARLALEPDDRHNNGAGCIHGGLIATVLDSVGWFACATRSEGNWLVTAEFKVNFLEVAARERVITTGELLKKGSELFHARMDARTEGGRHVATALGTYTLLPRKFRP, encoded by the coding sequence ATGACGTCCGAGTCACCCAACGAGTTGTACTTCGCCTCACTCCGCAGGCTCTTCGATCGCACGCCCGCGCTGAGCTTCGTGAAGCAGACCCTCGAGGAGCTGGCACCGGGGCGGGCGCGGCTCGCGCTCGAGCCGGATGACCGTCACAACAACGGCGCGGGCTGCATCCACGGAGGCCTCATCGCCACCGTGCTCGACAGCGTGGGCTGGTTCGCCTGTGCCACCCGGAGCGAGGGAAACTGGCTCGTCACGGCGGAGTTCAAGGTGAACTTCCTGGAGGTCGCCGCCCGTGAGCGGGTGATCACCACGGGCGAGCTGCTCAAGAAAGGCAGTGAGCTGTTCCATGCCCGGATGGATGCGCGGACCGAGGGCGGCCGACACGTGGCGACCGCCCTGGGCACCTACACCCTGCTGCCACGGAAGTTCCGGCCATGA